TTGGATCTTCGCTCGCTCCGGCTTCGGGTTTAGACTTGCGCAGACGAACACCGGGTCCGCCGCCGTTTGCGTCAATGAATTCGACGCCTGCCGCCTCCAAAGCTCCGCGGACTGCAAGGTTATTCGCCGCAGTCATCGAAGTCTCATTATCCGTCAATTCGGCACGGCGTATTGTGGTCAAGCCCACCGAGGAGGCACGAGCCAAGTCCTCCGCACTCCAGCGGATTAACGCGCGTCCTGCGCGCAGCTGCGCACTCGTTAGAGGATCGGCGATTGACTTTTTCATTCCAAATGATATTTTTCATTCCACATAGCGTTAAAAACGCCTTTTTGGTGTGGTCTAGTAAGCATGGATTCGCGAATGTTTGCAAAAACTGATCCCGATCGTCGAACCTTTCTCGGCGGCTCTGACGCACGAATTATCATGGGCAACGACGATCTCGCCTTGTTGCGGCTCTGGAAAGAAAAGCGGGGGGAGGTCGAGCCCGATGATCTTTCAAAAAATCTCTTAGTCCAGCTGGGCACAGCAACAGAACAACTGAATCTGTATTGGTACGAGATCAACACCGGCCAAGGGGTCATAGACCTGCAGCGTCGGATATTTCATCCAGTGCATCGATGGATGGCCGCCACTTTGGACGGCCGCGTTCAGCAGACGGGAGCTGTGTTCGAAGCCAAATTCATGCTGCCTTGGAATTTCAGCGAGGAAGAGGCAGCCGAGAAACACATGGCTCAGCTGCAGCACAACATGTGGGTTGTCGCAGCCCGCACCGCTGTACTCTCAATCATCACCGGCGGCGGCAAATGGGTGGAGATCAAGATCGACGCCGATCCACTCTATCAGCACCTTTTGCTGACGGCCGAGAAAAAATTCTGGCGTTGCGTTCAGAGCGGAGAGCCGCCGGCTCTGTTCAACATTGAGGCCCCACGGCCTCGGCTTGAGGCTGTTAAAGTCGTGGACATGTCCTCCTCCAACCATTGGGCCCAGCTAGCTGCGACCTATCTTCAAACCAGAGAGGCGCACGGAGAGCATGAACTCGCCAAGTCAGAACTAAAGAAGCTCATGCCGGAGGATGCCAAGGAAGCCGTAGGCCACGGGATCAGGGCCAAGCGATCCAAGTCGGGCGCGATCAGCTTCGAGACGCAACCTATGGAGAGCGGCCATGCACCAATCCAGTGAGCGGATTGGGGTCATTGCTGCTGCGCTTGCGCGCGCACAAGCCGAGCTGACCAATCCGGAGAAGACCATGACGGCGATCATGCGCTCGCCGTTTCCGCGCGAGGACGATCGCACTTTCCGTTACGCCTCCCTTGCCTCCGGTCTAGAGATCGTTCGCAAGACCCTGAGCCAGCAGGAGATCGCCACCATCCAGACGACTCGGATCGAGGCGGCCACGGCGCAGATCCACCTCACCACCTTGCTGGCCCATTCCTCCGGCGAGTGGATCGCGTCGGAGTGGCCGGTCTGCGCCGCCAAGGATGTCGAGGCACCACACCGGATGGGCGCAGCCCTCACTTATGCAAGACGCTATGCGTTGTTCGCGCTGGTCGGGATCGCGGGAGAGGATGATCTGGATGCCCCTGACGCGCCGGCCGGAGCAGGGGCGGAGCCGCA
This genomic stretch from Bradyrhizobium daqingense harbors:
- a CDS encoding YqaJ viral recombinase family protein, whose protein sequence is MFAKTDPDRRTFLGGSDARIIMGNDDLALLRLWKEKRGEVEPDDLSKNLLVQLGTATEQLNLYWYEINTGQGVIDLQRRIFHPVHRWMAATLDGRVQQTGAVFEAKFMLPWNFSEEEAAEKHMAQLQHNMWVVAARTAVLSIITGGGKWVEIKIDADPLYQHLLLTAEKKFWRCVQSGEPPALFNIEAPRPRLEAVKVVDMSSSNHWAQLAATYLQTREAHGEHELAKSELKKLMPEDAKEAVGHGIRAKRSKSGAISFETQPMESGHAPIQ